A stretch of the Streptomyces venezuelae genome encodes the following:
- a CDS encoding SDR family NAD(P)-dependent oxidoreductase, translating into MSHALSPAPRFAGKTALVTGAGSGLGRAIALAFAAEGANVVVAGRRPAPLDETVALIGRSGGTAAAIAADVSHPEQVRDLVRGTVERFGGLDIAVNNAGVFRGGAPVAELPLADWQSLLDINVTGVLLALQAEVAHMRANGGGAIVNISSNLGAHRRIPGVAGYAASKAAVSALTRAAALDHIADGVRINAVSPGASESSMSLLPGETEADRAVRMKQDSPLGRISSASEVAAAVLYLASDAAASVVGTDLVIDGGSSA; encoded by the coding sequence ATGTCCCACGCCCTCTCCCCCGCTCCGCGCTTCGCCGGCAAGACGGCCCTGGTCACCGGTGCCGGCTCCGGACTCGGCCGGGCCATCGCCCTCGCCTTCGCCGCGGAAGGGGCGAACGTGGTGGTCGCGGGCCGCCGCCCCGCCCCGCTCGACGAAACCGTCGCCCTGATCGGCCGGTCGGGCGGCACGGCCGCAGCCATCGCCGCCGATGTCTCCCACCCCGAGCAGGTACGGGATCTCGTCCGCGGGACGGTCGAGCGGTTCGGCGGACTCGACATCGCCGTGAACAACGCGGGGGTGTTCCGCGGCGGAGCGCCCGTCGCCGAACTTCCCTTGGCGGACTGGCAGTCCCTGCTCGACATCAATGTCACCGGGGTCCTGCTCGCCCTGCAGGCCGAGGTGGCCCATATGCGGGCCAACGGCGGCGGCGCCATTGTCAACATCTCCTCCAACCTGGGCGCGCACCGCCGGATACCCGGTGTGGCCGGATACGCGGCGTCCAAGGCGGCCGTCAGCGCGCTCACCCGCGCCGCGGCGCTGGACCACATCGCGGACGGCGTCCGCATCAACGCGGTCAGCCCCGGCGCATCGGAGTCCTCGATGTCGCTGCTGCCCGGGGAGACCGAGGCGGACCGGGCCGTGCGGATGAAGCAGGACTCCCCGCTGGGCCGCATCTCCTCGGCCTCGGAGGTCGCGGCGGCGGTGCTCTACCTGGCATCGGACGCGGCGGCCTCGGTCGTCGGCACGGACCTGGTCATCGAC